Proteins encoded in a region of the Eubalaena glacialis isolate mEubGla1 chromosome 20, mEubGla1.1.hap2.+ XY, whole genome shotgun sequence genome:
- the LOC133081213 gene encoding centrosomal protein of 78 kDa-like: MDAAPEHPLPLICIQSFFQPRLGETGCDRNKVYRSRVPAIRNKDVTLQLCKALKCCVSVSGALRNLELNGLVLRESDLTMLTKGWNKSATLVHLCLANCPLGDGGLEIICQGVKNSTTLKTVNFTGCNLTWQGADHMAKILKYQTTRRHEETWAESLRSRRPDLDCMAGLRRITLNCNTLIGDLGASALAESLSEDLWLRDNPLEKQTSEN, translated from the exons ATGGACGCCGCTCCTGAGCACCCTCTGCCCCTGATCTGTATCCAGAGCTTCTTCCAGCCACGGCTTGGCGagacag GTTGTGACAGAAATAAAGTTTACAGAAGTCGTGTTCCTGCGATAAGAAATAAAGATGTGACCTTGCAGTTGTGTAAAGCTCTTAAATGCTGTGTAAGTGTGTCGGGTGCGCTAAGGAACCTGGAGCTAAATGGGCTAGTTCTTAGAGAGAGCGACTTAACTATGTTAACAAAG GGATGGAATAAATCGGCCACTTTGGTGCACCTGTGTCTTGCGAATTGTCCACTTGGAGATGGAGGTTTAGAAA ttatTTGTCAAGGTGTAAAGAACTCTACCACTCTTAAGACAGTAAACTTCACGGGGTGTAATCTGACATGGCAGGGAGCAGATCACATGGCCAAGATcttaaag TATCAGACTACCAGAAGGCATGAAGAAACCTGGGCTGAGAGTCTTCGTTCCAGGAGACCTGATCTTGACTGTATGGCTGGTTTGAGGCGCATCACTCTGAACTGCAACACGCTCATTGGTGACCTGGGTGCAAGTGCTTTGGCAGAATCTCTTAGTGAGGATTTATGGCTTAGAG ATAATCCTTTAGAGAAACAAACCTCAGAGAACTGA